One window of Branchiostoma lanceolatum isolate klBraLanc5 chromosome 6, klBraLanc5.hap2, whole genome shotgun sequence genomic DNA carries:
- the LOC136437546 gene encoding LIM and calponin homology domains-containing protein 1-like has product MMHPAGDDAGGDLDSLDPPIEVLDPQLARELQESRCWIESVTGKQFGNKDFRTALEDGTLLCKLMQKIQPGSIKKVNNLPTPYAKLDNLNLFLRACLDLGLTRSQLFEPSDLTDLTTKERRDPQEERNRLKNVSTFLMFC; this is encoded by the exons ATGATGCACCCCGCCGGGGACGACGCAGGGGGGGATCTGGACAGTCTGGACCCCCCTATAGAAGTACTGGACCCCCAGCTGGCCAGGGAACTGCAGGAGTCCCGCTGCTGGATAGAG TCCGTCACAGGAAAACAGTTCGGGAATAAAGACTTTCGCACAGCTCTGGAGGATGGAACACTGCTCTGCAA ACTGATGCAGAAGATTCAGCCTGGTTCCATCAAGAAGGTTAACAACCTGCCGACACCTTACGCCAAACTG GACAACTTGAACCTGTTTCTCCGGGCGTGTCTTGACCTTGGCCTCACCAGGAGCCAACTCTTCGAACCCAGCGACCTCACCGACCTCACCACCAAGGAACG ACGAGACCCTCAAGAGGAAAGGAACAGGCTTAAGAATGTGAGTACATTTCTGATGTTCTGTTGA